The genomic segment AGATCCGCGCGCCGTAGAGGATGCGCGAGAGCACGTCGCGGCCGAGCCGGTCGGTGCCGAGCAGGAACATCTGGCCGCCGATCGCCGGGCAGACCAGATGATAGTTCGAAGCGACGAGGCCCCAGAATTTATAGGCGTCGCCGCGGCAGAAGAAGCGGATCGGCTGCACGTCGTTCGGCCTGTCGGTATAGACGCGGTGCAGCGTGTCGAGATCGAGCGTCATGCTGCGGCCGTAGACAAAGGGTCCGACGAATTCACCCTTGTTGAAGAAATGGACGCTTTGCGGCGGCGCATGGATGAAATCGACATTGCGCGTGTGCAGGCCCCGTAGGGCGCCAGGAACTCGACGATCAGGATCATCAGGTAGACGGCGGCGAGAAAGATGCCGGAGATCAAGGCCAGCCGGTGCTGCTTGAACTTCCACCACATCAGCTGCTTCTGCGAGGCGAGATGGATGCGCGATTGCGCCGCCGTCATGGTTTCGGTCGCATGCGGATCGAAAGGCGCCGTCGAGACGTAATGGGGAAGCGGCGCGCCGGGTGCGGGAAGGGGCGACATTATTTGGTGCTCCTGCCTTGCAGACGGATGCGGGGATCGAGGAAGCCGAGCGCGATGTCGGAGATCAGCACGCCGATGACGTTGAGGAAGGCCAAAAACATCAGGAAGGAGCCGGCCAGATACATGTCCTGGCTCTGCAGCGCCTTGATCAGCATCGGTCCCGTCGTTTCCAGCGACAGCACGATGGCGACGATCTCGGCGCCCGAGATGATCGACGGCAGGATCGAGCCGATATCGGCGACGAAGAAGTTGAGCGCCATGCGCAGCGGATATTTGAGCAGCGCCCGCATCGGATGCAGGCCCTTGGCGCGGGCAGTCGTCACATACTGCTTCTGCATCTCGTCGAGCAGATTGGCGCGCAGTCGCCTGATCATGCCGGCCGTGCCGGCGGTGCCGACGATGATCACCGGGATCCATAGATGAGAGAGGATCGACCGCGCCTTCTCCCAGCTCATCGGCGCCGAGATATATTGCTGGTCCATCAGATGACCGATCGAGATGCCGAACCAGATATTGGCGAAATACATCAGGATCAGAGCCAGCATGAAGTTCGGAATGGCGATGCCGAGCAGGCCGAGGAAGGTCAGCCCGTAATCGCCCCAGCTGTACTGGTGCGTGGCCGAATAGATGCCGATCGGAAAGGCGATCAGCCAGGTGAGCAGGATGGTGGTGAAGGAGACGAGGATCGTCAGCCAGAGGCGATCGCCGACCACGTCGGAGACCGGCAGCTGGTATTCGAAGGAATAGCCGAAATCGCCGTGCAGCATGCCGCCGACCCAGTAGAAATAGCGCACGATCTCCGGCTTGTCGAAGCCGTATTGCTGGCGCATCTCCTCGATTTCCTGGAGGTTGGCGGTTTCGCCGGAGGCGCGCAGCTCGGCGATCTGGCTCTCGAAGAAATCGCCCGGCGGCAGCTCGATGATGGTGAAAACCAGCGCCGAAATGACGAAGAGTGTCGG from the Rhizobium sp. CIAT894 genome contains:
- a CDS encoding ABC transporter permease; translation: MLRYILWRIAAMVPTLFVISALVFTIIELPPGDFFESQIAELRASGETANLQEIEEMRQQYGFDKPEIVRYFYWVGGMLHGDFGYSFEYQLPVSDVVGDRLWLTILVSFTTILLTWLIAFPIGIYSATHQYSWGDYGLTFLGLLGIAIPNFMLALILMYFANIWFGISIGHLMDQQYISAPMSWEKARSILSHLWIPVIIVGTAGTAGMIRRLRANLLDEMQKQYVTTARAKGLHPMRALLKYPLRMALNFFVADIGSILPSIISGAEIVAIVLSLETTGPMLIKALQSQDMYLAGSFLMFLAFLNVIGVLISDIALGFLDPRIRLQGRSTK